ATTTTACCAAGAGTGAGTAAGGGCTCTGGACTGCAGGGAGTGATGACAAATCTTGGAAGCTCAAGCCTGTGCTTTGGCAGGGAAGTTTGTTTGGGGattggttgggttgggttttttatggtCCTTTTTATCACTTTTCAGCTGTACAGTGTGTTCTCAGATGGTATATTTGCCACTTCATGTTTTTTGGATCGTGACCATCATTTTTTAAGCTAACAGAACAGGGAGCAACTGGGTGCTTGGCCAGCTTCTTTCCCactgaagcaaaagaaaactctGCAAGAGGGTTTCTCCAGAGCTCTCTAAATGGATCTTCTGACACCATATCCTGCTAACTCTTCCACCCCTCTGACCTCTCAATGCAGACTTTGATGCTGTGAGCTGCCAGAAAGTCCCACCATCACATTTTCTCAGAGAAGTTTTTCCAGTGTCCTACCCCATCACACTTTGCATCTTTCCAAGAGGCATATTTAGGCCTATAATATCATGCCTGTCACTAATCAGTGAGCAAATCTTTTGGCTGTATATTTGCCAAGGGGAGATTGCCAAAATGACTCTTGGGGTAAAACAGAAgccatgcagctctgctgcagggaaggaccTTTCTCAATGGCACAGTCCCCAGGAAAAATCACAAGGCAGGCTtcaaaaggacatttttttccaacCCAGTGTAAAGGGTCCATCCTTTATGTTGGCTTTCTGGAAAAAAGCCTTCCAGAAGTTACTTAGTTTAgatttttcaggcatttttttctAGTCACTGTTGGGCTATAAAGCCTTGTGCTTtagctgggaagggaaaataaGAGTCTCCCATAATCCCTTCAGTTCCCTAAATGCTGAGTTTTGGGGCCAACTGGCCCCAGGTTATTTTGAGCTCTTTGCAGGCTCAGCAGCCCACAGGAACAGAGGTACTGGTGGTGTGGCAGGACGGGGAGGTAGCATCAATTTTTGTGGGCAAACTGTCACCTATGGGAGTAATTCAGCTTTAAAACAGAATCACAggttcacagaatattctgagttggaagggacccataaggatcatcaaatccaactctTAAGTGAACAGCCCATATGGGGATCAAATCCACAGCCCTGGCATTATTAGCATGGTGCTCTGACCTTATCCCAGTGGCCAAAACCATTGCGTGCAGCTTTGAAAAGGACCTGCCTGGTGTGACTTGATCCCTGTaagtctgaaaaataaaaatcctgccTAAAACCATAAAATCTGGCACCAAGAGTTACACTTGGCTTTGCAGTTTCTGTGTGCTGAATCAGTTCCTGGCCTTCCTTGCTGCTGATGGCCTGGCTGGACAGGCCATGTCCTCCAGGGAGACGGGCCATTGCTCCCCTTCTCAAAAAAGTGCTCTGCTAATTTTGTagccagcctcctgctgctgtacCTGCACTCACAGCCTGTCAGGCTCTCACATTATCAGGCATAAACACCATGTGTACAAACATATTTGCTATTACAGCAGACAGGAAGAGATTAAGTGAGTGCTATAAAATTAACCTCAACAATAGtcaaaagaagcaaaagcgaaaAAGGAACAAGGTAATCAGATGCTCTTATGAGCAGGATATGGTCAAAATGATTTCTTCATCCCATTACAAATGCTTAGaaacagcacagcctctccagcACAGTGAGATTTTGGAGTGGTTTAATGGGCATTAAGAGTTCAGAGCTTATAATGCTGCTTCCaaccttttcctttcactgcaTGAAAACAGGTAGTGGCAATTGACTGGTGCAAATTGGCCACTTTTAAAGCTGTATTTGCTGGCTTGGATGTGCTAAAAGTCTCTCCACAGAGTCTTCAGAGCCTGAGTGTAATGTGTGTGGTTAAGGTGGTGATATATTGAGTTTCTTCAACAGAAGACTGGTTCCAGTGTATGCTCTAcatgctggagagctgggaccTGCTGCAATTGGGCTTTACATCCCAATTACTGGATAAAAAGCAGGGCTACTGGATAGGTTTTGGTCAGTCCAGACAAACTTCTTagtttgtcttttctttttctttcagaacaaACCGCTCACCATGTcaataaaaaaggaaggagcCCACAAGAAGTGGGCTGCCCTGAAGGAGAAGCTTGGACCCCAGGAGACCGACCAGTCAGAGGCCAACCTGGAAaatgcagagccagagctgtgcaTCCGTCTCCTGCAAATGCCCTCAGTGGTGAACTACTCCGGGCTGAAGAAGAGGCTGGAGAACAGTGATGATGCCTGGATGGTCCAGTTCCTGGAGCTGTCTGGGCTGGATCTCCTGCTGGAGGCCCTGGACAGGCTCTCAGGGCGAGGAGTGGCCAGGATATCCGATGCCTTGCTTCAGCTCACCTGCATTAGCTGTGTGCGAGCAGTCATGAACTCCCACAAAGGCATAGAATACATTGTGAGCAACGAGGGCTACGTCAGAAAACTCTTCCAAGGTGAGAAGACACCTTCCTGCTTCATCCACCACATGCAGCATTGGTGGGGGCACTTTCCTGTTGCTtatcctcctgccctgcaccaGGCTAGTTGGAAATGGTTGGTCACAGCTGATTAATGAGattggttttttctttaaaataaaactgctatGAAATCACATTGCCTTTGCCACCCAGTGctatttccacagaaatattgTCATAGTTTGCTGAGAAGCTGGGGATAAAACCCAGCCTTATCAGTGCACAGGCATGAGAAAGCTTCAATCCTTTGGTTGTCTGCGGACATTTGCTATTCAGTCTTTGAAAGCCCTAAGGGCAGAGGAATGGAACTGAAAGGGCTTGGAGTCTTGTTACCTGTAAAGAGGAGGGAAAGTGGCATGTTTGGGCTCAAGAGAgcctgctctctctgctgctcactctgctcctcctggaagATGTGGGTAACACCACTTACATTCTCCTGCCATTCACTTGGCTCATCGTTACCTTTGAAATTCATCAGGGCATCTTGTAGGACTTATTGTACAGCACTTaatggtgctgctgctggaaggataACTTCTGTACCCAGAAACCCTTATTAATAgctgtttaaaatgcatttagtcTGAAAGCTgactttcttccctcttctgttttgaagtccccttctttcctcttcacCCTGTGTTTTCTTAGCCTATATAAAATATGGACCTGGCATTTTTGTATTGTAAaaacggggggggggggggggggccgCTATCCTGGATTTTCAGTGTTGGAGCTTCTTTGTGCTCTAATATAGGAAAAATAAGAGAGCCTGATGcattccctcccagctcccagggctcacacagaaagagaagtgcaaaAAGGGAATACATGGGACCTGTAGTAACAATTGTTCTAACTCATATGCATATTGAGCTTTTCTGCACAAGAAATAAGTGCCATTAATCAAAGAAAATTGTTCATCTGCTGTTCTAGAAAATATCCATAtgtgaaaatgggaaataaatttcATGAGTGCTGAAAGATCTTGGCTGCTGTTGCAGCATGTCACCGGGACATGGAAAAGAGGAATAACCACAAGCTGCACGAAAATGCCAAAGGGATACCTGTGGCATTTACTGTTCTCACTAGAAGTTACCATCAGATAATGCTATTGGGATGGGATATCTGTACATTAAGATATTTCTCTTCCCATCTTCCATTGTACTGGGTCCCCTCCTTCAGTCTCTTTTCTACTGCTGCTCATAATTCATGTAGCAGAAGACACTGAGATTCAGAACATTAATGTAATTataaattctgctttgttttgttctgtttttcctaCAGCACTTGACACAACTAATGTCATGgtcaaaaagcaaatatttgagCTCCTGGCTGCACTGTGCATTTACTCATCAAATGGCCACTCTTTGGCTCTGGATGCTTTGGACCATTACAAGGCAAGTGTTTGGTTGGAGCAGGAGGAATGGCTCGGTTTTGAGCCACGCAGACAGATCCATGTACCACAGAAAAGGGTGGgaataaagtttattttgcattgttttggTTAAGAGAAGTAGGGGTTTATAAAATGAAAGCTGTAGGAAGTTTTTTGTGGTCAGTGAAGGTCTATGGTGCTGTTCTGTGACTTGTGTGGACAGATGACTGCCAACCATAAGGTGCTTTCTGGCAGCAAAAGCACCACCAGAATAGatggtgccacatccacaggttTCACTGCCCACGAGCTCAGGTACATGCATCAGTTACCAGAAAGCACAAAGGGATCCAAGAGGTGTTTTCAATGACTTTCTGTGCCAACCAGCCCCTGCTCCATAATGGAGGAGTGCTGCTTTTACCCGTGCCTTCCGGTCCTTTGCACAGTGGGATAAACTGAGGATTTCAGATGCTAATTTCTTCTGAGAGCCTGCACCACACTCATGGGCATTTATGTCTGTGTAGACCATCCTTGTCATAATATCAGTTGTGTTACCCACAGAGTGTGAAGAACCAGCAGTACCGATTCAGCATCATAATGAACGAGCTGTCCAACACGGACAACGTGCCCTACATGGTGACACTGCTGAGTGCCATCAATGCCATCATCCTGGGCAAAGAAGAGCTGAGAACAAGGACACAAATCAGAAACGAGTTCATAGGTAAGGATGTTTGTTACACCCTTCCCTGGAGAAAGTCAGTTAccaaatgggtttttttcagatgtatCCATAAGGTACCTGAAGAGGCTGGGGAGCAAAACTGCAgatgttaattttcttctttcttttaaccTCTATTCTCAACAGCCTTTCTgtcaacagatttttttaactgctgctttcccatAGCTTTGATCTTTTCTGGAATCCCAGCAGCACTGTATCACTCGAGCTCCTTCAGAGCATTTCTATAACCAACCATCTTATGTGGCCACATTTCCATATATTGCAACTACTTGTGAGAGCTGATAAAGTTTCTTCACTCTGTGTCTACTCAGCTGAGCTACAGAGTTCTCATGGTTCAGAACTTTCCAGAACTTTCCAACTGCTAGAatcccaggctcctgggtacCATTGTTGGGATTCACCTCACATGCTGGGTGCATCTGAGTTGGTGAGCCTGGGCTCCACTTCTCTCCATGGAAATCAAGGAGCATTTCACTGTATCAGACTGATTTTAGATATTTCATTTAGACTGAGGTCACTCTTGCCTCAACAGTGCCTGTGTCCCAGGGGGATTGTGCAGTGGTTCACACAGGTGCTGCAGATGTGTGCTGTGGTGTCTCATCATTCACCAGATGACTCTACCCACTTTGTTAGATCCATCTGAagatattttcactttttctctaCTAAAAGGGTTTATGAACACAACATATGTATATATCACTACAAATAAGTACCAAGTGGGTCATAATGCaactatatttatttttttcacctgcCAGGGCTTCAGCTGTTGGATGTTTTAGACAAGCTAAGGTAaggattttaactttttttttttttaatgagattcACAGTGAAGTAGTTTTGGAAACTTAATACTTATCCAGCCTTCTGTTGTGTGAAGTGCAGTGTGCTTGGGTGGAGTGGACCATGCTTGTGCACCCATTCCATGGGAGCTAGAGGCATTTGGCCAGTGTTAAGATGCTCTTGCCAACCACAGTGTCACGGGGACAGCTGTTGGCACAGATGGCATGCACGGAGGCTCTGGGCACAGATGGAGTAGCAATGTCCTCATTGAGGCTGTTTCAGACTGAATCTGAAGCAATGCTGTGGGCTCACTGAGCAGCTCACTGTGTTCAACACcccttcactgctgctgttggtCCCAGAAGCATCCAGCTAAAACTATTTACTAATGCATATctgaatgtaatttaaaaattatgttccaTCAGAAACATCTGTGATTAATTCTAGAATGTAGTTTATGTGAGTTGCAGTTATCCGTGTAACTGAAATTGCTCCATCCAACACCATAAAAAATTAGGGAAGAGAAGATCTTTTATTAGAGCAGCAACTGTAAAATTCTAACACTGAGTGGTCTTGAGAGTGCTGAAAAAGTCAGCTTTAGAGTGTCTGTGGTTTTTTAAATCCAGTTTTGAATAACAGAGAAGGAggtttttcaaaaagaaacatcactggaatattttcaattagtcttgactttaaaaaatgaaggtgGTGGCCTTGTTTCAAAATGGTCAGAATGCCACTCTGTTGCTACAGCTCCAAGGAGAATTCCATAGCaagcctgtgctgggccaggtTATGCCATGAGAATCCCATTCCTTTGTATTTGTTGATTGTAGGAAGAGGTACATTCAGTCAAAGAAAGATTGCACTGATGGCATCTCCTCCTTTATAAATTGGGCAGAGTTGGGTACTTTCAACACCAACTGGCCGAGTCTGAGAGGCAAGGAGATAAAAGCCATTTTACAAAAGCAGTCATCTGAAAATTAGTGAAGGGCTCTCCAGTGAAAACGAATGCTGTGGTATTGCAGAGACATCGAGGAGGAGGATCTGCTTATCCAGTGTGACACATTTGAGGAGTTCAAAATAGAGGATGATGAGGAATTATTAAGGATATGTGATGGCATAAACATGAATGATCATCATGAGGTCTTTTCATCTCTCTTCAACAAAGTAAGTTGCCCCTCACGTGGGGTGCCCCTCACACAATGGCAAAATTAATCCCCTTTGCTGGGAGCTGACCTTGCTGTGACAGAAGCTGCTCTGAATTCCAGGTGAGCCGCTCTCCAGTCTCTGTCCAGCTGCTGTCCatcctgcagagcctgctgcacCTGGAACCCTCTCATcactccagcctcctgctctgggagtCCTTGGATGCCGTAGTGAACAGAGCCCTTTTACTCGCCAATGACAGTAAGAATGACACATCCATCCAGCCTTGCACACTGCTCTTGTTTTCCCTTGTCCTATAAAAGTCTTTCCCCAATGTGCAGGAAATAATCTGCGGGACTTGGTAAGAGCTGAACAGAAGTGAGACAAAGCTATACCTCCTGTATAAGGTCAAGTGAAGCTTCATCCCTGTGGGTGGTCACATTTAGCAGTGGGCTTGGGATTCCCAGTATTGTTTTAATGGTTAATCCCTGAGCTTTGGCCCATGGGAGTCAGTGGGAATCTGTCCTCACTGGCATCCTGCCACTGGTGCTGGCCTGTATTGCTGGCAGGCGTGCTATGAAGTGTTTGTGGGTTGGGCACATGGGAAGGAAATTGCCTAGAAGCCAAAAGTGTAGTTGTGTAAAGTGACTCCAGGAAATGGACTTTCCATGGCTCCAGATCCCCTGCTTGGTGAGGGTTGAATAGCATGAACCAGCCTGTGGGCCTTGTTCCCTTCCTTGACCCTGACTCATTTCTCTAGTCCAAGGGAACACAGTTGAAGAAGTCATTGAGAGGCTGCTGTCTATCAAAAAACATCCAAACAAGCAAAAGCGAGCTGAAAACCGCCTGTCTGGGAGCGCAGCTGGGGGTGTCCAGGCTGAGCCAGAGCCATCTGCACGTGCAGCTCGGTGTCCAGTGGGATCATCAAACCCCACCAGAGCACCAGCAACATCCTCAGGGCCACTGGACAACGAAAAGAAAATCTCATCCTGCCAGTTCAcagcctgctgtgctctgccagagAAATCTAACCCTCCCTCCAACACTGCTCCCAACCCggcacctccagccccaccacCTCTAccctctggcacagcagccatGACCCCCACATCCCCCATGACAAATacacctccagcccctccactCCCTGGCATCcctccccctccacccccatTGCCTGGCATGGGGGGTAttccccctccccctcctcctcctccacccccaCTGCCTGGCATGGGGggcattcctcctcctccacccccaCTGCCTGGCATGGGGggcattcctcctcctccacccccaCTGCCTGGCATGGGGtgcattcctcctcctccacccccaCTGCCTGGCATGGGGggcattcctcctcctccacctccactGCCTGGCATGGTTGGtatccctcctcctccacctccatTACCTGGCATGGGTGGTATCCCACCGCCTCCACCTCCACTGCCTGGCATGGTTGGTATCccaccccctcctcctccattACCTGGCATGGGTGGCATCCCTCCCCCTCCACCCCTCCTTCCTGGCATGACAGGAGATCACATAGAAGCCGTGGTGGCCTCCCAGTACAGCTGCCCCCTGGGCTTGGGCAGGCCTCCCCGCAAGGCAGTGAAGACACCAACGCTGAGAATGAAGAAGCTGAACTGGCAGAAGCTGCCCTCCAACGTGGTGAGAGGTGGGTGCTTCTGGCATAAAGTCACTGCTGCTTTAGGGGTGCtttgcactgctgcttttgcttcccAGGGGAAGAAATACTATCTTAAAGTTTGTCAGATGTGGTTGAGTCTGTTTGGATACAGAACTTCCTtgatttcttttacttttgaCTTACAGAGCTGATACAAAAGGAACATGAAATTACTCATGTGATAGTAACTATTCCAACTGATTAGTGCTTTGGAATAGCTTGTTTATAACTAAAATACTTTGAActtaaaagaagagaaaggggTGGGAATATTTTCCTAATCACTATGATGTGCCTTAGATCAGGCTCTGATCTGAGTTCCCCACATTTTTATTACCCAGCTCATCTGTGCTTGTATCTGGGTACATTGAAGTCATGAGTAAGAGTACATGTGAGGATCACATCACATATCTCTTGATTTTTGGGTTACATTTCCCTCTACTAGTGGATTCAAAGTGAAGCATGAAATGTGAGAAGCTCGGACAAGCTGTGTCAGCTTTGTCCTAGACAAGCAAGGCATCCACTGCATGAAAGTAGGCAGAGGTGAAATCTAAATAAGGCAGGTCTTCAATCACAAGAGCTGTAAAATGTTGGGATTATTGCAGTAGAGGCTTCTGCAGGCATGTTAAGgtgatgattttatttttaagatataaGAAATTGCAGTGGAAATTAATTCAAGCAGTCCTGTGGCCATCATTATACAAGGAGACTTGagtataaaattaaaaactgagaGGGACATTGTCAGAAAATGTCCAAGTTGTGTCCAGTCCCTCTGTTAGTATGCAAGGAAGCAAAAATTATATCAACCAGGGGACTAGAAATTAAATGTCTGAGGTCCTTGTCATGCTGATCCAGTTTGCCCAGCATGGAGGAGAACACAGTTTTacagggagggatggggctgtACAGCCTCTGTGTGCCCAGTGCTGCCTCCCCTTACCAGGTTTAATTGCCCTTCAGCCCCTTTGGATCCCACCTATGACACTTGCCCCTCCTCAGTGATGACAATTTGTCCACTAATAAGGATAAATATGTCATATTAAGAGACAAATATATCTCTTCTTATTTCATTCATGTTCTGAAGAGTGTCCCTGCTAGCAGCTCACCTTGTCCCAGGGACCAGGAGCtttcagctgtccctgcagccagtCTGTATCGAATCAGGCAACCCCGACaaaggggagagaatgatgcatctgactctatcttatcagaaggctaattaattactttataaTACTGTAatattctatactatattacattacatctaaactgaatctgccgagcactcaactctgcacacaactgcactctctgcacagaaatctcttgactgtcagctgacagtcctgacacacacacacacacacacacttggccctgatatgccaaggaaacaaaacaccatcactctgggtaaacaatctccatattgcgttctacttttgcacaaacatAGGCACAGCAATtgataagaatttttttcctttctctgaggttcagagaatgtgaaaccgAGAAATATTCTCGGGACGAATTGcgccttgcttttctctgtgaagaaaaatgtggcGACAAGTCTgaacactttttctttctttcagagaGCCACTCAATGTGGgcttctgtgagcagcagcagtgaggaaatGATAGAGCCCAACTACAGCAGCATTGAGCAGCTGTTCTGCTTCCCACAGCCAACCCCCAAGGAGAAGACAGCAGCACCAGTGAAGGCAGAGCCGAAGGAGGTGAGGAGACCCCCTCGTTTTTTCGAGTAAAGAACCCTGCAGACAGCTCATCTAATATGAgatatcttctttttctttaatgaagatCACATTTTTGGACTCCAAGAAAAGTCTCAATTTGAACATATTTTTGAAGCAATTTAAATGGTAAGATATGGCCAGTTTTCATGACAGTTGACAAAACTTCGAGCAGGTTTTGCAGTATCCGGAAGGTCCTCACAAAATCTGTTCTAGCCAATGTGCTTTGGTGGTCCATGCTACTAAATCATCTGAACATTCCCCATTTTGTCCTACACTGTCTTTAATATACTGAGTTTAGGtgtttaattatgtttttacaTATAACTTCCCCATATGTTGGCAAAGGAGTTAGATCTTCATTTTACAGTTAAAGTTGTGGCACAGACTCTTAGGGTGACACAGACTGTGAGACACACCTGGAGGTCAAATCCCTCCTCAAATCAGGGCATATGAACAAATGAAGagttccattttcttttaagattaaaaaaaaagctcagagaTAGTATCCCAGTTGCAGGATTCATCTCTGACCTTGAGTCATTTGATCAGGGCCAGAAATAAGAGTTGGGTCATAGCAGGGATCCAGGTCCTGATTCTAAGTTAATTGTGGGGAGATCCCTTTCCTTTTGGATTACTGTGGTTCTTTACTAGGGAAAGCACAGAGTGCTTGCACAGATAAATCTCTCGGTAGTGTGTGATAGTTGGAAAGTGGTCTTTGGTTGAtagctggctctgctcctcctccctgcagctccaatGAAGAGGTGACTGCCATGATCCAGAATGGGGACCGGGCCAAGTTTGATGTTGAGGTTCTGAAGCAGTtgctgaagctgctgcctgAAAAGCATGAGGTCAGGAGGAAAACACTACCCTTGGTTCACAGAGCTGAGTACATagagcagccctgcagtctTGATTCTTTATTTCTCATTAGATAGAAAACCTGAAGGCCTTCAAAGAAGAGAAATCAAAGCTAGCAAATGCAGATCAGTTCTATCTTCTCCTCCTTCAGATTCCCAGGTAAGGTTGTTAGTCATAAACTTCAGCCAAGTCTGTTTCTTGATTTACCTCTGGGAAGTTTAAGTTTCTTTATAGGAGCCTCACAAACCAACACTGATGGATATAACTGGTGGATTCCCCCTTCCACCTTGGAGCTATCCCATTCCCTGTTACCCTTAGATGAAGGGCTCTTCCTGATCCAGGACATCCTCTCCCTCTGAACCAGCTGAAGCTGCCCAGACTCAGGGTCAGATGTGCCCAAGGAAGGTCTATAACTTAGTGAAAGGCAGTGCCGAATGCAGTGCCAAGAAGGG
This region of Motacilla alba alba isolate MOTALB_02 chromosome 5, Motacilla_alba_V1.0_pri, whole genome shotgun sequence genomic DNA includes:
- the INF2 gene encoding inverted formin-2 isoform X1 codes for the protein MSIKKEGAHKKWAALKEKLGPQETDQSEANLENAEPELCIRLLQMPSVVNYSGLKKRLENSDDAWMVQFLELSGLDLLLEALDRLSGRGVARISDALLQLTCISCVRAVMNSHKGIEYIVSNEGYVRKLFQALDTTNVMVKKQIFELLAALCIYSSNGHSLALDALDHYKSVKNQQYRFSIIMNELSNTDNVPYMVTLLSAINAIILGKEELRTRTQIRNEFIGLQLLDVLDKLRDIEEEDLLIQCDTFEEFKIEDDEELLRICDGINMNDHHEVFSSLFNKVSRSPVSVQLLSILQSLLHLEPSHHSSLLLWESLDAVVNRALLLANDIQGNTVEEVIERLLSIKKHPNKQKRAENRLSGSAAGGVQAEPEPSARAARCPVGSSNPTRAPATSSGPLDNEKKISSCQFTACCALPEKSNPPSNTAPNPAPPAPPPLPSGTAAMTPTSPMTNTPPAPPLPGIPPPPPPLPGMGGIPPPPPPPPPPLPGMGGIPPPPPPLPGMGGIPPPPPPLPGMGCIPPPPPPLPGMGGIPPPPPPLPGMVGIPPPPPPLPGMGGIPPPPPPLPGMVGIPPPPPPLPGMGGIPPPPPLLPGMTGDHIEAVVASQYSCPLGLGRPPRKAVKTPTLRMKKLNWQKLPSNVVRESHSMWASVSSSSEEMIEPNYSSIEQLFCFPQPTPKEKTAAPVKAEPKEITFLDSKKSLNLNIFLKQFKCSNEEVTAMIQNGDRAKFDVEVLKQLLKLLPEKHEIENLKAFKEEKSKLANADQFYLLLLQIPSYQLRIECMLICEETAVVLDMIQPKAEAIRRACEDLLTSHRLPVFCQLILKVGNFLNYGSHTGDADGFKISTLLKLTETKANQTRITLLHHILEEVENSHKDLLELPKDLEYVSKAAGINLDIIRTESGTNLKKLLELQRKVLSSNEDVKQQYEKPIQDSIDASRKLEEEFETIEKKREELANYLCEDPSKLSLEDIFSIMKTFRDLFIRALKENKDRKEQAAKAEKRKKQLEEEEGKRQKGENGKVIKKGLVKQEEVCVIDALLADIRKGFTLRKTKNRHESEAVPKPLSAESPEESQSGQGLKHPQAAGKQIDDKTKQNKDDHPSESTPPSTTAPMETGGGVTSASASGQVLSKNSAGGSLPLESQSKSPSESMMEADGASQTTLGPGMEQANNVESLQPSTKSGSLAFSVADIGTRISFVSSSPAPAVRDQLSWTNGSMSGGQDKECPADGSESAQPAPCNEAQQAESKEMTKENEDPGTDSLLDTSHDKSFSEEPATDSSCSATLPPEQTHSDREKQRPSGKRKKKKRHSKSYSAEVETDTGDNKTKKDCVAQ
- the INF2 gene encoding inverted formin-2 isoform X2 encodes the protein MSIKKEGAHKKWAALKEKLGPQETDQSEANLENAEPELCIRLLQMPSVVNYSGLKKRLENSDDAWMVQFLELSGLDLLLEALDRLSGRGVARISDALLQLTCISCVRAVMNSHKGIEYIVSNEGYVRKLFQALDTTNVMVKKQIFELLAALCIYSSNGHSLALDALDHYKSVKNQQYRFSIIMNELSNTDNVPYMVTLLSAINAIILGKEELRTRTQIRNEFIGLQLLDVLDKLRDIEEEDLLIQCDTFEEFKIEDDEELLRICDGINMNDHHEVFSSLFNKVSRSPVSVQLLSILQSLLHLEPSHHSSLLLWESLDAVVNRALLLANDIQGNTVEEVIERLLSIKKHPNKQKRAENRLSGSAAGGVQAEPEPSARAARCPVGSSNPTRAPATSSGPLDNEKKISSCQFTACCALPEKSNPPSNTAPNPAPPAPPPLPSGTAAMTPTSPMTNTPPAPPLPGIPPPPPPLPGMGGIPPPPPPPPPPLPGMGGIPPPPPPLPGMGGIPPPPPPLPGMGCIPPPPPPLPGMGGIPPPPPPLPGMVGIPPPPPPLPGMGGIPPPPPPLPGMVGIPPPPPPLPGMGGIPPPPPLLPGMTGDHIEAVVASQYSCPLGLGRPPRKAVKTPTLRMKKLNWQKLPSNVVRESHSMWASVSSSSEEMIEPNYSSIEQLFCFPQPTPKEKTAAPVKAEPKEITFLDSKKSLNLNIFLKQFKCSNEEVTAMIQNGDRAKFDVEVLKQLLKLLPEKHEIENLKAFKEEKSKLANADQFYLLLLQIPSYQLRIECMLICEETAVVLDMIQPKAEAIRRACEDLLTSHRLPVFCQLILKVGNFLNYGSHTGDADGFKISTLLKLTETKANQTRITLLHHILEEVENSHKDLLELPKDLEYVSKAAGINLDIIRTESGTNLKKLLELQRKVLSSNEDVKQQYEKPIQDSIDASRKLEEEFETIEKKREELANYLCEDPSKLSLEDIFSIMKTFRDLFIRALKENKDRKEQAAKAEKRKKQLEEEEGKRQKGENGKVIKKGLVKQEEVCVIDALLADIRKGFTLRKTKNRHESEAVPKPLSAESPEESQSGQGLKHPQAAGKQIDDKTKQNKDDHPSESTPPSTTAPMETGGGVTSASASGQVLSKNSAGGSLPLESQSKSPSESMMEADGASQTTLGPGMEQANNVESLQPSTKSGSLAFSVADIGTRISFVSSSPAPAVRDQLSWTNGSMSGGQDKECPADGSESAQPAPCNEAQQAESKEMTKENEDPGTDSLLDTSHDKSFSEEPATDSSCSATLPPEQTHSDREKQRPSGKRKKKKRHSKSYSEVETDTGDNKTKKDCVAQ
- the INF2 gene encoding inverted formin-2 isoform X3, whose protein sequence is MSIKKEGAHKKWAALKEKLGPQETDQSEANLENAEPELCIRLLQMPSVVNYSGLKKRLENSDDAWMVQFLELSGLDLLLEALDRLSGRGVARISDALLQLTCISCVRAVMNSHKGIEYIVSNEGYVRKLFQALDTTNVMVKKQIFELLAALCIYSSNGHSLALDALDHYKSVKNQQYRFSIIMNELSNTDNVPYMVTLLSAINAIILGKEELRTRTQIRNEFIGLQLLDVLDKLRDIEEEDLLIQCDTFEEFKIEDDEELLRICDGINMNDHHEVFSSLFNKVSRSPVSVQLLSILQSLLHLEPSHHSSLLLWESLDAVVNRALLLANDIQGNTVEEVIERLLSIKKHPNKQKRAENRLSGSAAGGVQAEPEPSARAARCPVGSSNPTRAPATSSGPLDNEKKISSCQFTACCALPEKSNPPSNTAPNPAPPAPPPLPSGTAAMTPTSPMTNTPPAPPLPGIPPPPPPLPGMGGIPPPPPPPPPPLPGMGGIPPPPPPLPGMGGIPPPPPPLPGMGCIPPPPPPLPGMGGIPPPPPPLPGMVGIPPPPPPLPGMGGIPPPPPPLPGMVGIPPPPPPLPGMGGIPPPPPLLPGMTGDHIEAVVASQYSCPLGLGRPPRKAVKTPTLRMKKLNWQKLPSNVVRESHSMWASVSSSSEEMIEPNYSSIEQLFCFPQPTPKEKTAAPVKAEPKEITFLDSKKSLNLNIFLKQFKCSNEEVTAMIQNGDRAKFDVEVLKQLLKLLPEKHEIENLKAFKEEKSKLANADQFYLLLLQIPSYQLRIECMLICEETAVVLDMIQPKAEAIRRACEDLLTSHRLPVFCQLILKVGNFLNYGSHTGDADGFKISTLLKLTETKANQTRITLLHHILEEVENSHKDLLELPKDLEYVSKAAGINLDIIRTESGTNLKKLLELQRKVLSSNEDVKQQYEKPIQDSIDASRKLEEEFETIEKKREELANYLCEDPSKLSLEDIFSIMKTFRDLFIRALKENKDRKEQAAKAEKRKKQLEEEEGKRQKGENGKVIKKGLVKQEEVCVIDALLADIRKGFTLRKTKNRHESEAVPKPLSAESPEESQSGQGLKHPQAAGKQIDDKTKQNKDDHPSESTPPSTTAPMETGGGVTSASASGQVLSKNSAGGSLPLESQSKSPSESMMEADGASQTTLGPGMEQANNVESLQPSTKSGSLAFSVADIGTRISFVSSSPAPAVRDQLSWTNGSMSGGQDKECPADGSESAQPAPCNEAQQAESKEMTKENEDPGTDSLLDTSHDKSFSEEPATDSSCSATLPPEQTHSDREKQRPSGKRKKKKRHSKSYSGVMARQKV
- the INF2 gene encoding inverted formin-2 isoform X4 translates to MSIKKEGAHKKWAALKEKLGPQETDQSEANLENAEPELCIRLLQMPSVVNYSGLKKRLENSDDAWMVQFLELSGLDLLLEALDRLSGRGVARISDALLQLTCISCVRAVMNSHKGIEYIVSNEGYVRKLFQALDTTNVMVKKQIFELLAALCIYSSNGHSLALDALDHYKSVKNQQYRFSIIMNELSNTDNVPYMVTLLSAINAIILGKEELRTRTQIRNEFIGLQLLDVLDKLR